CGCATGTTGAGTTGCGTCTTTGGAATGATGACAATACACGACTTATATCACAGAATTCTTCCAAGCGAAGAGTGTATAATATTTATTGGCTTCccaaaatcttttctaaCATCGCACTTCGGGCTGCCATAAAATTTGTTGAAGATTATAACATTAGGGACGGGCGCAGTATAAAGCGTGAAATTGAATGTCACTTGTATATGTATCAAAAGCTTTTATCAGTATCAAAGGCTAATAATAAGCCttctttaatttttaacGATGATTGGCCCAGTGTTGAAGTTTTGGGTTACTTTTTGGACAAGAAGGAACCTGGGCAGTCTACCCTTGTGACCCGTAAATTgacaggtttgttttgtttgTATAATTTAAATAACCCCTAGGTCCTGATTTTTTCTATATTATAAGGTCTGAGAATATGAATGGGTTTTCCTCTAGGATAACACCAATCTACGAGTTTAATAAGTTAGATTGGTGTATCACCGCATTGAATAGAATTGCACAGTTTGGTGCTATAGGAATCCGCCATAATGATATCAAGCCGGATAATATAGTATTGGATGTTTATTTCGATACTGGTGTCAAAAAGGTGGATGTAAAGATCATCGATTTAGGTGCTGCTTCAATGGAGTTCACTAGAGAATTTACTGGCGGAACACCATGGTATGAATCACCTGAGCAAAAGCTGCTAGAATTCTACACGAAAAAGCATCGTGGTCATGCTAGGGCACAGACGGTGGCAATCTCAAAATCCTCTGATGCCTGGGGAGCTGGTCTTTCAATTGTTGAAGTTTTGGTGGGAAAACGTGTTGTCGATTATATCAAGGCGCCATATGGCCCGGGATCGTTGGAATTTAAGGGTGCACCAGATGATGATATATTTGTTTATTCGACTGATATCAAATACGATCGCCTTTGGTGGAACAAGGATGAGTACTGGGCTACTCCGCCACAAGTCTGGATTCAGCACGCTAAAAGAGTCCTAAACTTGGACAAAACACCCGATAGGTATTCTATATGTCATCACGCCGCCAAGTTTGTCTTTGATAAGCTTGTTGTCGTAGATCCTAATAAGCGCAGCCCCGTAAAGGAGGTTGCGTCTAGCTTACGCAGATTTGTAACTGAAGCCATATCACAGCATCTCTAACTGTTGTTTCTGTATATTGTGTGTTGGGTGCATAGCTTTGCttcattctcatttttGACAATGACGATTGGTAATTTTGGTTATATGCCTGAATCTAATGATTCAATGGTTTCTGGTCATGTAGATTCACAAATGTTGGCGCACCAAATGTCAATGGGATCAGCATCGAGACCAATGGTAGCGCCAATCTCGTCCTCGACCGAAAAAATCAATCCGCATATGCTTTATCAACTGATATTAGATTTATCCGTTGCTGAAAAACGTGAATATGCTCTGATAGAACTTAGCAAACAGCGTGAAAACTACCCTGACTTGGCTCTGCTACTATGGCACTCATTCGGAACTGTAACTACTCTCTTATATGAGATCGTATCTGTATAGTAAGTTTCTTTCTGGTAAATCATTGTTTTCAGTCACTATCTTTACCCCTTGACCATTTCAATGGCAGACTCTACAAAGGCCTCAAACTCCCTTTCGCTCCTGCAGTGTATCGCATCTCATCCACAGACAAGACATCATTTCTTAAGTGGTATGTACTCTTAGCATTATACGGATGATATAGCACACATACCTCTATTCCTgtatccatttttaaatactGCATCAAAGAGCCGTCGTCTCGAATATCTAAAGCTCACTTGCCTAGGCGTGATCGGAGCCCTTGTCAAGGTTTGTTGTACTCTACTCTCTCAAACGACTATAGagtgatgatgaagaggttatcatcttccttctgGAGACTGAAATTATTCCTCTCTGCCTACGTATCATGGAAACCGGTTCTGACATTTCCAAGACGgtatgtatatttttggatCTTAAAATCTCACAGGTTTCAATCTTTATTGTACAAAAGATATTAATGGACGACAGAGGCTTGGCCTATGTCTGTGCGACTGCTGAACGTTTCTATGCAGTCACCGCTGTGTTGAACAACATGGTCATGAACCTCATCGACTCCCCATCACGCAGAATACTCAAGCATATTGTACGCTGCTATCTTCGACTTTCTGATAATGCACGTGCACGTGATGCTCTGCGTAGGTGTTTGCCAGAACCACTTCGGAAAATGTAAGTTGACACAGTCTACACACGTTATTCTTTAGAGATCCGGCCTTTTACCCATGCCTCAAGGAAGAACCAATGCTCAAAAAGTGGCTACTGCAGCTCATTTGTAATACAGAACCAGTAGATGACATACAAAACTAACTGTACCATGTACATTACATGTTAAAATAATTCAAAATCTGTGTTGTTGCAATGCTCACACTTTACATAATCCCCAATCTTGTAACTAGAAAATGCGCCGCAATCCGTACAACAGACGCGGAGGCTTGAGTCGTGTCTGCTCCTCTTTCGTTTCAATGAGCGGATCGAGTAATTCTTGTTAGAAATCAAACCAGATGAATTGGCAACTGCTGTTGTAGAACGTCCAACTGGAACACGGCGATCGATCTGTTCCTTAGAAGACGATGTATTTAAAGTATCGCTTGCATTTTTCGATTCAGAGGCCACTTTTTTTACCTGTTCTGAATCGTCCGACATATCTATATCATTCCAGTCATATAGGTATGTTTAAAATAAATTACAGTAAATAAGATAGTATTAAAATGTAACAAACTGCGATAAAATTGAAACTGAACGGTGTCAGCTGGTCACACTCGCCCCTATACACGACTAACATGTACGGCgtaaattttaaacttctatcatttaaaaatcATTAATCAGCTCTCTGAAATACCACAGGAACTGACCAATACTGTACTATACCAAATTATAACATGTGTAACGCTGTTACGTATCATCACTCGTCGTAGccttcttcatcatcatcAATAGTGGCCTCTTGGTACTGCTGATACTCAGAAACCAAATCGTTCATGTTGGATTCTGCCTCAGTGAACTCCATTTCGTCCATACCCTCACCAGTGTACCAATGCAAGAACGCCTTGCGCCTAAACATGGCGGTAAATTGATCCGACACCCTCTTAAACATGTCTTGAATAGCTGTAGAGTTGCCAACGAAGGTAACTGACATTTTGAGGCCCTTTGGAGGAATATCACATACGCTGGACTTTGTGTTGTGTGGAATCCATTCCACAAAGTATGAAGAGTTCTTGTTCTGGACGCTGCTCATCTGCTCATCAACCTCCTTTGTGCTCATCTTTCCTCTGAACATGGCACAAGCAGTGAGATAACGTCCCCTCCTGGGATCAGAAGCACACATCATGTTCTTGGCATCAAACATTTGCTGAGTGAGTTCGGCCACTGTGAGTGCTCTGTATTGCTGACTTCCCCTGCTGGTTAGAGGAGCAAACCCAATCATAAAGAAGTGCAACCTTGGGAAGGGGATAAGATTTACAGCAAGTTTACGTAAATCACTGTTGAGTTGACCAGGGAAGCGCAATGAGCATGTAACACCAGACATGGCGGCAGAAACGAGATGGTTCAAATCGCCATATGTAGGTGTAGTCAGCTTTAGAGTTCTGAAGCAAATATCATACAAGGCCTCATTGTCGATAACCTGGACTTCATCTGCATTTTCAACCAACTGGTGGACGGATAATGTGGCATTATAAGGCTCAACAACAGTATCGGAAACCTTTGGAGATGGGAATACAGAGAATGTTTCCATAATACGATCAGGGTATTCCTCACGAATCTTGCTAATCAAAAGGGTACCCATACCACTTCCAGTACCACCACCCAAGGAGTGTGTGATCTGGAAACCTTGTAGGCAATCGCAACCTTCAGCCTCCTTGCGTACAACATCCAAAACGGAGTCGATCAACTCAGCACCTTCTGTGTAGTGACCCTTTGCCCAGTTGTTACCCGCACCAGACTGGCCAAAAACAAAGTTGTCTGGACGGAAGAGTTGACCGAATGGACCTGAGCGTACGGAATCCATGGTACCTGGTTCCAAATCCACAAGTACTGCTCTTGGAACATAACGACCGCCATTTGCTTCATTGTAAAACACATCTATCCTTTCCAATTGCAAGTCGCTATCTCCGGCGTAGCTTCCAGACTATACACACAATGATTCGTGTATGATGGAAACACATAGGCGCGTAGACACAAACTTACCGGATCAATGCCATGTTCATCGGATATAACTTCCCAAAATTTGGCACCAATTTGGTTACCACATTGGCCAGCTTGGATGTGAACGATTTCCCTCATTCTACAAATATGCTCGAAACCACGAatttaaatctacaaagGCGGATGTTTAAATATAATTATCCGGTGTGTGGCATTGGAATATAGACTAAATGTTCTGAAAGGCGGAGAAGATGCCCAGCCCACACACAGCGCAACACTATGGGAGGAATTTTCGGAAAATGGGAAACTTCCAACTTTGTGTGAGGGCGTCTATCGTTTTGCAAAATTCAAAGAATACGTGTATCAGCCATGGAACTGATGAAGCTGTTTTAAGGCAATAATATATACACCAATATTTGACAAACGTATTACTATCTTTCACAGATACTAACCTGCTCTTTCCCGTCTTTACTCGAAAAATCAAGTAACTCCGGACAAACAAGTACAATGTGGCCACGCATTGAGACGCCCGCAAACACAAGTGGCTATTCGTCAGAAACTTGCCACTCTCAAAAGTTTGTGATAGTACTCCAAGTCGTCTCTTATGCCATCGAGCTGCTTCTGGAATTTTGTCTTGTCCTTGTCGAGCTCCCTCCTCTTGACATCTTGCAGTTCCGAATCGATTCCCTCGCCAAACTCGGCAGGTGTTAGCGCATCTTTAACGGAGATATACCAACGATTTAGAAGGTCGAGTTCCTGTTGCTGTAATTTGCGTATATTGTCCAAAACGTTACTCTTGTTCAGCACCGTCGTCTTTTTCTCAGGCTTTTTAATTGCGGCATCAAAATAGTCGTCCCATTCATCAACGTCTAGTCGAGTGTCGTAGGAACCAACGTCCGGTTTATCCCTCACGACAGTCTTCTCCTCCAAGTCAATCTGTCGTTTCCTGAACTTTTGTATCTGTTCAATATCCCTATAAGCTGCGCCACGCTTTTCAGTAGGCTTTTCTTCCTTAGAGTCGTCTGATTCGGAATCTTCTTCCCTGGAAAAGATGGATTTGCCAGAAATTATATAGACTCTACTGCTAAAACCACGCTTCCCTATCCTTATTTGGTCTCCAATGTTCAATGTGTAGTACTTTTCAGGTTCAAGTCTCATATGGTTAACAGTTGTTCCACATTTCGAGTTTAAATCGTATATGAGCAAATTTGAAAATCTGTTGAATTGGAGAACAAAATGCTTGCGTGAAACCTGTGGATTCTTGTAGACAAAGTCACAATCATCCTGCGATCCTAAAATATAATACCCCTTGTCGgataattttacatttcCCAAAACAACGCCGTTGGAAATCACCTCAACATACACATCTATGTCACTCAAGTGTGAAACGGATGCGCCCCAACTAGGAGGAGTGTAAAGCAGTGTTCCCTTGGGATCAGTGCCCTTTTTCTTGATGCTCAAAGGCAACGATAGGCTCAACTCCCTCCAAGAATCATCCTTTACGGGCGCCTCGTCGTCCATATATTAAACCGTGTATGTAcatgaaaaatatattaaGTAACAAGGGTCAACTTTCTAATCTTCTTCTTTAGCTCCCCCATAGTCTTTGTTAACTCTAAATTTTCATTCTTGAGCTTCTCAAAGTCCTGCAGCACACATTGGGAATGTTTCTGTAGGCGATTCTTTTCGCTAGTGACTGTATCAATCTCTGCTTGTAAATTTGCATTCTCGGCACTCAATCTGCTCACTTGCTCAACCAACATTGCGTTTCTGTTAATTAACTCCACATAAACATCCTCAGATTGGTCCTTGTTGTATGTGCTCATCTCCTCAATATCCGCACTTGTTACACCGGATGCGTTGGTAGTCTGCCTAGAAATTTCAGAACTTCTAGTTACATTAGGACCAGAAAGTTCAGTGCATGTGATGTCCTTGGCATCACCTGCAATTTGCTGTTGAAATACCTGGATTGTGCTCTTTATCTCAAGCTctaaaaatgttttctCCTGTTTTGACTGGTGTAATTCGCGCTTTAACCGATTATTATCCTCAATAGCGACTGAAAGCTCGTTGTTTAGCTTTTGTAACATTGCGTTCatgttaaaatttttgttattaACGACGGTATCTAGTCTACCATCTCTGGTCAATTCCAATGAATTGTACTCAAAGCTGTTTAGCAGCAATGTACGACTATGAAAGACCCTAACCATCAACACAATCAGGTCCCTTTGTTGCCTACTGTACACTTTAAATTCTAGTTCTACATTCtcattcatttttataaaaaaaACAAGGTCGTTTCCAGGGTCTAAACGGACCCTTGGGTAGCTACTTGAAAACCTGCTTCTATAAACTCTAGGATCGTTGGATGACAGCGATGTCATTTCCTCTGGTTGTACCATAAGCTCCTCCAAAAGGATGTAAAGCAAGTAGCGATTGCTACCGTTACCCCGTTGTTCGGCGTATTGGATGTCTGTCTTTGCAGAGTCATGAACAGCCTGTAGATACAAGGGATGTCTTGATGTGTTGTTAAACAATGCATCCTGAATCAAGCGTTTTGACCTGACATCGATGTCTACAGGCCCGATTTCGGCAACGGCAACCTCTCCCGTGGTAAAATTAGAGCATGTTACCACTATAGTGGCACCTACATCGTCAGCGTTCAACCTATACTCGCATCCGTCTACATTGTCAAGCGGTGTTTCGTAGCTCTTTAGACAACGTTTCCACGCAAACTTGAAGTCACTTCTGTCAACACGTCCTAGGCTAACTACAATTAGGCCAATCTCTTTGGGATGAAACCTTACGTCAAAATCAAAAGTATAAGTCCCGCtaatgtttatatttgtcGATTTTGACGAATTTGTGCCGATAAATGAGAACAAGGAGCACTGCACATCACCTGGGTTTCCACAAAAGGGAGACTGTAGAGTGTCTATAGAGAATCCTATTTCACGAGTCGCTTGTTTGGCATGTTGTCTTAGCTGGTTTCCTACTTCCCCTAGAGCAGTGGCGAATTTGCTGCCCAAACGGGAAAAGATGTCAGTTTCCCCGTCCATCTTCAATATGATACACACATTTTTAAGTAAATAAAAGTATAAATAAATAATTGGAACCGCTTGAAATATAGTGTGTACCAGATATCCCAACGTACTACACGGCGGTGGGCGCGGCCTTGAGAGAATCGTATCTACCACGTAGTTAAAACGTTCAGTGTGTATTAAATTTTTTAATCATCTGTGTCAGCATAGTCATCATCCATGACGTAATCGTCGTCATCGTCACTAGATTTGGCTCTGGAGGCTCTTGTTGGTTTAAACGATTCATTCGATGTTGCAGATGACGGAGTATCACCGGAATCTTTCTTCTTGAGCATTTGTGTTATTCTCAGAGGTGATTTAACCCTAGATGACGTTCTCTGTCTGGTCGGAGACAGTTGTGTAAGTGGCGATTCCACATCTTCTACCAGAGTTGGAATGTGTGTACTCTGACTTGGTGTATCTTGAGATTGTGATTTATTCTTCACACGCTTTGCCAGTCTCTCCATTAATGGGATGTTGTAAAGCTCTTGCCCATATTTCTCCGGCTCCTCATAGTCTTCGTCATCATCGCTAATGATCCGCTTTGTTCGTTTCTTTGCTGGTTTCGGTTCTCCATCTGATTTAGGAGAGGCAACTGATTTGATATCACCATTAGACTGAGGAGAGTTTAGGGGCTTTAGAGTACTAGTGATTTTTGGAGACTTTGCAGGCTTCAACTTCGGGGACTGCATTGGAGATCTTATCATAGGCGACTGAAGAGGTGATCCTAGTGAAGTTTGTGACATCACAGTGGGTGATCTAGTAGGATCGTCTTGTGAGAGTCGAATGTCTAAATAACAATGTGCATTTATAAAGTAAACTCACCAGCACCGTTCCTCTTTTTTATTTTGGCCTTAATAAGTTTATCTAAGTATTGCTTTGATAGTTCGTTAAGTTCAGTATTTGTACCGGTTCTTGAATAAAGATTGCTTTGTATCAATGCAGTTTCTAGTATATCCAAATCCTCTTGCCATAACTGAGTAGCACTCGTATTTATTATTCTCTGTAGTTGTTCTTGCTTTGCATTGTAGTCATCATTCAGCTTTTTAATATGCTCGAGAGTAAGAGACCACAATGGGAGAGAGAGAAGATAATTATAATCACTTCTTGTAGTACTAGGATCAGACTGAGAAGCTGCGTTGAGCACAACGTCGCCAGAAAAGGCAGAGTATGGATCAAAATTCAGGGCTTTGAGCTCACTAACAAGCTGGTTTCTACTCTTTTTAAAAAGTACGATTTTATTGGTAATCACCAAATCTATA
This region of Theileria equi strain WA chromosome 1, complete sequence genomic DNA includes:
- a CDS encoding hypothetical protein (encoded by transcript BEWA_021970A); translated protein: MEHISKCVVERDSMELQQSCYDDLKLANIFNNLTEETDVPIDAVNDVADLNCSIVAHSASGKVNMRETRATLVPCTTPKELHSSVPLSYLIPLPDSDPYVHLNFSNYRQFYDRVGPIRFQTPLSGGMKSPHVELRLWNDDNTRLISQNSSKRRVYNIYWLPKIFSNIALRAAIKFVEDYNIRDGRSIKREIECHLYMYQKLLSVSKANNKPSLIFNDDWPSVEVLGYFLDKKEPGQSTLVTRKLTGPDFFYIIRSENMNGFSSRITPIYEFNKLDWCITALNRIAQFGAIGIRHNDIKPDNIVLDVYFDTGVKKVDVKIIDLGAASMEFTREFTGGTPWYESPEQKLLEFYTKKHRGHARAQTVAISKSSDAWGAGLSIVEVLVGKRVVDYIKAPYGPGSLEFKGAPDDDIFVYSTDIKYDRLWWNKDEYWATPPQVWIQHAKRVLNLDKTPDRYSICHHAAKFVFDKLVVVDPNKRSPVKEVASSLRRFVTEAISQHL
- a CDS encoding cell differentiation protein rcd1, putative (encoded by transcript BEWA_021980A); translated protein: MTIGNFGYMPESNDSMVSGHVDSQMLAHQMSMGSASRPMVAPISSSTEKINPHMLYQLILDLSVAEKREYALIELSKQRENYPDLALLLWHSFGTVTTLLYEIVSVYHYLYPLTISMADSTKASNSLSLLQCIASHPQTRHHFLSAHIPLFLYPFLNTASKSRRLEYLKLTCLGVIGALVKSDDEEVIIFLLETEIIPLCLRIMETGSDISKTVSIFIVQKILMDDRGLAYVCATAERFYAVTAVLNNMVMNLIDSPSRRILKHIVRCYLRLSDNARARDALRRCLPEPLRKIDPAFYPCLKEEPMLKKWLLQLICNTEPVDDIQN
- a CDS encoding tubulin beta chain, putative (encoded by transcript BEWA_022000A); this translates as MREIVHIQAGQCGNQIGAKFWEVISDEHGIDPSGSYAGDSDLQLERIDVFYNEANGGRYVPRAVLVDLEPGTMDSVRSGPFGQLFRPDNFVFGQSGAGNNWAKGHYTEGAELIDSVLDVVRKEAEGCDCLQGFQITHSLGGGTGSGMGTLLISKIREEYPDRIMETFSVFPSPKVSDTVVEPYNATLSVHQLVENADEVQVIDNEALYDICFRTLKLTTPTYGDLNHLVSAAMSGVTCSLRFPGQLNSDLRKLAVNLIPFPRLHFFMIGFAPLTSRGSQQYRALTVAELTQQMFDAKNMMCASDPRRGRYLTACAMFRGKMSTKEVDEQMSSVQNKNSSYFVEWIPHNTKSSVCDIPPKGLKMSVTFVGNSTAIQDMFKRVSDQFTAMFRRKAFLHWYTGEGMDEMEFTEAESNMNDLVSEYQQYQEATIDDDEEGYDE
- a CDS encoding hypothetical protein (encoded by transcript BEWA_022010A), which codes for MDDEAPVKDDSWRELSLSLPLSIKKKGTDPKGTLLYTPPSWGASVSHLSDIDVYVEVISNGVVLGNVKLSDKGYYILGSQDDCDFVYKNPQVSRKHFVLQFNRFSNLLIYDLNSKCGTTVNHMRLEPEKYYTLNIGDQIRIGKRGFSSRVYIISGKSIFSREEDSESDDSKEEKPTEKRGAAYRDIEQIQKFRKRQIDLEEKTVVRDKPDVGSYDTRLDVDEWDDYFDAAIKKPEKKTTVLNKSNVLDNIRKLQQQELDLLNRWYISVKDALTPAEFGEGIDSELQDVKRRELDKDKTKFQKQLDGIRDDLEYYHKLLRVASF
- a CDS encoding hypothetical protein (encoded by transcript BEWA_022030A), with translation MQSPKLKPAKSPKITSTLKPLNSPQSNGDIKSVASPKSDGEPKPAKKRTKRIISDDDEDYEEPEKYGQELYNIPLMERLAKRVKNKSQSQDTPSQSTHIPTLVEDVESPLTQLSPTRQRTSSRVKSPLRITQMLKKKDSGDTPSSATSNESFKPTRASRAKSSDDDDDYVMDDDYADTDD
- a CDS encoding hypothetical protein (encoded by transcript BEWA_022020A), producing MDGETDIFSRLGSKFATALGEVGNQLRQHAKQATREIGFSIDTLQSPFCGNPGDVQCSLFSFIGTNSSKSTNINISGTYTFDFDVRFHPKEIGLIVVSLGRVDRSDFKFAWKRCLKSYETPLDNVDGCEYRLNADDVGATIVVTCSNFTTGEVAVAEIGPVDIDVRSKRLIQDALFNNTSRHPLYLQAVHDSAKTDIQYAEQRGNGSNRYLLYILLEELMVQPEEMTSLSSNDPRVYRSRFSSSYPRVRLDPGNDLVFFIKMNENVELEFKVYSRQQRDLIVLMVRVFHSRTLLLNSFEYNSLELTRDGRLDTVVNNKNFNMNAMLQKLNNELSVAIEDNNRLKRELHQSKQEKTFLELEIKSTIQVFQQQIAGDAKDITCTELSGPNVTRSSEISRQTTNASGVTSADIEEMSTYNKDQSEDVYVELINRNAMLVEQVSRLSAENANLQAEIDTVTSEKNRLQKHSQCVLQDFEKLKNENLELTKTMGELKKKIRKLTLVT
- a CDS encoding hypothetical protein (encoded by transcript BEWA_021990A); the protein is MSDDSEQVKKVASESKNASDTLNTSSSKEQIDRRVPVGRSTTAVANSSGLISNKNYSIRSLKRKRSRHDSSLRVCCTDCGAFSSYKIGDYVKCEHCNNTDFELF